A genomic window from Denticeps clupeoides chromosome 11, fDenClu1.1, whole genome shotgun sequence includes:
- the fgf10b gene encoding fibroblast growth factor 10b encodes MWRWQVSRGGLSRLGCLSLLLLLGLLCCLPAPANSSAAVGRHVRSYNHLQGDVRRRKLFSFQKFFLRIDPNGTVNGTKSKDDALSILEITSVDVGIVAIKGLYSNFYLAINKKGELYGARQYGINCRLKERIEENGYNTYASADWRNRKRQMFVGLSAKGKPLRGRKTRRKNTATHFLPIMV; translated from the exons ATGTGGAGATGGCAAGTGAGTAGGGGTGGCCTGTCTCGTCTGGGCTGCCTCtctctgctcctgctgctcGGGCTGCTCTGCTGCCTGCCGGCTCCCGCCAACTCGTCCGCGGCGGTCGGGCGCCACGTGCGGAGCTACAACCACCTCCAGGGCGATGTGCGCAGGAGGAAGCTGTTCTCCTTCCAGAAGTTCTTTCTCAGGATCGATCCGAATGGGACGGTCAACGGGACCAAGAGCAAAGACGATGCCCTCA GTATTCTGGAGATTACATCAGTTGATGTGGGCATTGTGGCCATCAAAGGACTTTATAGCAACTTTTACTTGGCAATTAACAAGAAGGGGGAACTGTATGGAGCA agacaATATGGGATTAACTGTAGGCTAAAGGAGAGAATAGAGGAGAATGGCTACAACACTTATGCATCAGCAGACTGGAGAAACAGGAAAAGGCAAATGTTTGTTGGCCTTAGTGCCAAAGGAAAGCCACTGCGAGGGAGGAAGACCAGGAGAAAGAACACTGCTACACATTTCCTCCCAATCATGGTGTGA
- the mybbp1a gene encoding myb-binding protein 1A-like protein isoform X2 yields MAVTLHEDMDEVEKEPVRPKVTDSKGILQKNREFLDFFWDIAKPEREIRLKAIEGLIAYLKKIDKSDELKYALQRLVDGLAHGREAARCGYSVALAQLLSVFEDIGLQTILDQIKGKHNLQTVNKKQVRNVAFGNFFGVLALSQSTRLAKEPQVLLECVRLLQKISLYREHLQDLPRKTMVDLLSETPQEVFEEVLLGALQTDLTAALSSPEHLELLLVAMQKFPDVLKPKKLKKLLGSTSVINSENIPKLVQVLKMAAQSMKKERLLPAVAGDLLQLSLREGSFQLFWSEAVINGLLKDQTGPSHYLCFRLLGSALPHLSTEQLQNVLTGEVMKQYGEHVLSAQLPDRFKFTPEMDEYVSAFLQGCPDSDRQLAVVVGFSLLTNQGHPVIPTHWKVVEFLGPEALKSYVGWLKDMFLEPKMEVCLDFVTRRQKEKQESEAVNVERIFRLRKWIVPRLTSIVDNNQVKKDEDLVMDIARFIFCHAFFVIKKKSTDIPETENVPSVPLDEKSRAVVVNAFFGLLHHLNHLPVLGEPTKVETLNKKPVLGVKADGCMWLSSLVQYADLLLGKPKCLQCHLSFTPEQRKAWDGMIQSVEALQKKAKKSQSPEVSAFQQLFLLVGMNLFKSPQESVELIHDIQSCVAKVQAKKARKKKASKDDGEEPHWVEVLVEILLSLLSQPSRLIRSICKTVFSRVCPHVTQNAISAILDVLDPTKDSEESGVVVTDEKDEPRKEKGKEEATAKGEDQEEDGDESDSSDDDEEEDEAMEDEVDPNFRLELMKVLQGSGAVATEEDNSDDEELDDEAMMKLDSSIASLFAEQKKKIQAKKEEKERLRKEKTLVRDFKIKVLDLVEIFLLRQSTSPLVLGMIEPLLAVIESGMSSETEQQEQDFLRKAADIFRNQLCRGKQYCKNVEDRQAELHDMLEKLLSRAQKLSDSSISLFYFSASLYLLKVLRGGVQAQTDSGDTSEEGKTAEIVEVGGMGNVDVERVTARYTDALVSFMTRRNSPLTGAMFMDLFSRFPTLCKNLLDTAVEYITGGAREHQQGQACAVVLKGLQSNEVQKMVAGDRWTGICQTTVDKVTETLGKGFEVKNKMILEKMTKALELSLFLVKTIHHQNLAVDLQPLRNTLQSLNKNEAFQKSGHMEDTYWGVMKMFGVQKPKLVKMKKAEEEVEKGPTTKAKKKGFLPETKKRKHSKKPVVLEEKIVGEKGKPAASPAPAGDGEQGKKKKRKRNKNRKRKHSEGAEAPAQSPAKKTKKKAAKQGAAKS; encoded by the exons ATGGCTGTAACATTGCACGAAGACATGGACGAAGTGGAGAAAGAACCAGTTCGCCCTAAAGTCACCGATTCCAAAGGGATTCTTCAGAAGAACCGAGAATTTCTGGATTTCTTTTGGGATATAGCTAAACCTGAGAGAGAAATACGTCTTAAGGCCATTGAGGGTCTTATAGCGTATCTGAAGAAGATCGACAAG TCAGATGAGCTGAAGTACGCGCTCCAGAGACTGGTCGACGGCCTGGCCCACGGCAGAGAGGCGGCTCGCTGTGGATACAGTGTGGCTCTGGCTCAG CTCTTAAGTGTTTTTGAAGACATTGGACTTCAAACCATTCTAGACCAAATTAAGGGAAAGCATAATCTGCAGACTGTGAACAAG AAACAAGTCCGAAATGTTGCATTTGGGAATTTCTTTGGCGTTCTTGCCTTGTCCCAGTCCACACGTCTTGCAAAG GAGCCTCAGGTCCTGTTGGAATGTGTGCGGCTGCTTCAGAAGATCTCCCTGTACAGGGAGCACCTACAGGACTTGCCGAGGAAGACCATGGTGGATCTATTATCCGAG ACCCCACAGGAGGTGTTTGAGGAGGTCCTGCTGGGAGCTCTTCAGACTGACCTGACTGCGGCCCTCAGCTCCCCAGAGCACCTGGAGCTGCTCCTGGTGGCCATGCAGAAGTTCCCTGATGTGTTGAAACCCAAAAAACTAAAGAAACTCCTGGGCAGCACTTCAGTGATCAATTCAGAAAACATCCCTAA GCTGGTACAGGTGCTGAAGATGGCGGCTCAGTCCATGAAGAAGGAGCGCCTGCTGCCGGCAGTGGCTGGCGACCTGCTGCAGCTCTCGCTGAGGGAGGGCAGCTTTCAGCTCTTCTGGAGCGAGGCTGTTATAAACGGCCTGTTGAAAGACCAGACAGGACCATCTCA TTATCTGTGCTTTCGCTTGCTGGGAAGTGCCTTGCCTCATTTGTCCACAGAGCAACTTCAGAATGTTTTGACTGGAGAGGTCATGAAACAATATGGGGAACATGTGCTTTCAGCTCAG CTGCCAGACCGGTTTAAGTTCACTCCAGAGATGGATGAATACGTCTCAGCGTTCCTGCAGGGATGCCCGGATTCAGATCGGCAGCTGGCAGTGGTGGTGGGCTTCTCTCTGCTGACCAATCAGGGCCACCCTGTCATCCCGACACACTGGAAGGTGGTGGAGTTCCTCGGGCCTGAGGCCCTGAAGAGCTATGTGGGCTGGCTGAAGGACATGTTTCTGGAACCCAAGATGGAGGTCTGTCTGGACTTTGTCACCCGCAGGCAGAAGGAGAAACAGGAGTCTGAAGCTGT CAATGTAGAACGAATTTTCCGTCTTCGGAAGTGGATCGTTCCTCGACTTACTTCAATTGTGGACAACAACCAAGTAAAGAAAGATGAAGACCTCGTGATGGACATTGCCAG ATTCATTTTTTGCCATGCATTTTTtgtcatcaaaaaaaaatctactgatATACCAGAGACAGAAAATGTCCCATCAGTGCCCTTGGATGAGAAGAGCCGTGCTGTTGTAGTCAATGCCTTCTTTGG GCTTCTTCATCACCTGAACCACCTACCGGTGCTGGGTGAACCCACAAAGGTGGAGACCCTCAACAAGAAACCCGTCCTGGGAGTCAAGGCCGATGGCTGCATGTGGCTGTCCAGCTTGGTTCAGTATGCAGACCTGCTCCTTGGCAAGCCGAAATGCCTTCAGTGCCACCTTTCTTTCACCCCTGAGCAGAGGAAGGCCTGGGATGG CATGATCCAGTCTGTTGAAGCCCTTCAGAAAAAAGCTAAGAAGTCCCAGAGTCCTGAGGTCTCGGCTTTCCAGCAGTTGTTTCTGCTGGTCGGCATGAACCTCTTCAAG TCTCCACAGGAGAGTGTGGAACTTATACATGACATTCAGAGCTGCGTGGCTAAAGTTCAGGCCAAGAAGGCGAGAAAGAAGAAGGCTAGCA AGGATGATGGGGAGGAGCCCCATTGGGTGGAGGTGTTGGTGGAGATCCTTCTGTCCCTCCTGTCTCAGCCCAGCCGCCTCATCCGATCCATCTGCAAGACAGTTTTCTCGCGTGTCTGCCCTCACGTCACCCAGAATGCAATCAGCGCCATCTTGGAT GTGTTGGATCCCACGAAAGATTCTGAAGAAAGCGGAGTCGTAGTGACTGATGAGAAAGACGAGCCcagaaaggaaaaaggaaaagaggAGGCAACTGCAAAAGGAGAAGATCAGGAGGAG gatggtgatgagtcggATTCgtcagatgatgatgaagaagaggatgaAGCTATGGAAGATGAAGTGGATCCAAACTTTCGTCTAGAGCTGATGAAAGTGTTACAAGGCAGCGGTGCTGTG GCCACTGAGGAAGACAATAGTGATGATGAAGAGCTGGATGATGAGGCCATGATGAAGCTGGACAGTAGCATTGCCAGCCTCTTCgcagaacagaagaagaaaatccAGGccaagaaggaggagaaggagcgaCTGCGGAAGGAGAAAACCCTTGTCAGGGACTTTAAGATCAAG GTGCTAGATCTTGTGGAGATTTTCCTCTTAAGGCAGTCGACCAGCCCTCTAGTGCTGGGGATGATTGAGCCGCTGCTGGCCGTTATCGAGAGCGGCATGAGCTCTGAGacggagcagcaggagcaggactTCCTACGCAAAGCTGCTGATATTTTCAG aAACCAGCTGTGCCGGGGAAAGCAGTACTGCAAAAACGTGGAGGACCGGCAGGCCGAGCTTCAtgacatgctggagaaattacTGAGCCGGGCACAGAAGCTGTCCGATTCCTCCATTTCGCTCTTCTATTTCAG TGCGTCCCTCTACCTGCTGAAGGTGTTACGAGGGGGCGTGCAAGCCCAGACAGACTCCGGGGACACGAGTGAAGAGGGGAAGACCGCAGAAATAGTCGAG GTCGGAGGCATGGGAAACGTTGACGTGGAGCGGGTGACTGCCCGCTATACGGACGCTCTCGTTTCCTTCATGACTCGCCGCAACAGCCCTCTCACGGGAGCCATGTTTATGGATCTCTTCAGCCGGTTTCCG ACTTTGTGCAAAAACCTGCTAGATACAGCAGTAGAATACATAACAGGGGGAGCCAGAGAGCATCAGCAG GGACAGGCTTGTGCTGTCGTGTTGAAAGGGCTGCAGTCAAATGAGGTGCAGAAGATGGTGGCTGGAGATCGGTGGACTGGAATCTGCCAGACCACAGTGGACAAAGTCACAGAG ACGCTTGGAAAAGGTTTTGAGGTGAAAAACAAGATGATTCTAGAGAAAATGACCAAGGCTCTGGAGCTTAGCCTGTTTTTGGTCAAGACCATCCACCATCAG AATCTAGCAGTGGACCTCCAGCCTCTCCGTAACACACTTCAGTCGCTGAATAAGAATGAGGCTTTTCAGAAGTCTGGACACATGGAGGATACTTACTGGGGTGTCATGAAGATGTTTGGTGTTCA AAAACCAAAACTTGTGAAGATGAAGAAAGCTGAGGAGGAAGTGGAGAAAGGTCCCACAACAAAGGCAAAGAAGAAAGGCTTTCTACCTGAAACCAAGAAGCGCAAGCACTCCAAGAAACCCGTTGTGCTCGAGGAGAAGATCGTCGGAGAGAAGGGGAAGCCTGCTGCCTCTCCGGCGCCAGCAGGAGACGGAGAacaggggaaaaagaaaaagaggaagaggaataaaaacaggaaaaggAAACATTCGGAAGGAGCCGAAGCACCTGCTCAGTCGCCTGCCAAGAAGACCAAAAAGAAGGCAGCAAAGCAAGGAGCTGCAAAGTCCTGA
- the mybbp1a gene encoding myb-binding protein 1A-like protein isoform X1, with protein sequence MAVTLHEDMDEVEKEPVRPKVTDSKGILQKNREFLDFFWDIAKPEREIRLKAIEGLIAYLKKIDKSDELKYALQRLVDGLAHGREAARCGYSVALAQLLSVFEDIGLQTILDQIKGKHNLQTVNKKQVRNVAFGNFFGVLALSQSTRLAKEPQVLLECVRLLQKISLYREHLQDLPRKTMVDLLSETPQEVFEEVLLGALQTDLTAALSSPEHLELLLVAMQKFPDVLKPKKLKKLLGSTSVINSENIPKLVQVLKMAAQSMKKERLLPAVAGDLLQLSLREGSFQLFWSEAVINGLLKDQTGPSHYLCFRLLGSALPHLSTEQLQNVLTGEVMKQYGEHVLSAQLPDRFKFTPEMDEYVSAFLQGCPDSDRQLAVVVGFSLLTNQGHPVIPTHWKVVEFLGPEALKSYVGWLKDMFLEPKMEVCLDFVTRRQKEKQESEAVNVERIFRLRKWIVPRLTSIVDNNQVKKDEDLVMDIARFIFCHAFFVIKKKSTDIPETENVPSVPLDEKSRAVVVNAFFGLLHHLNHLPVLGEPTKVETLNKKPVLGVKADGCMWLSSLVQYADLLLGKPKCLQCHLSFTPEQRKAWDGMIQSVEALQKKAKKSQSPEVSAFQQLFLLVGMNLFKSPQESVELIHDIQSCVAKVQAKKARKKKASTEDDGEEPHWVEVLVEILLSLLSQPSRLIRSICKTVFSRVCPHVTQNAISAILDVLDPTKDSEESGVVVTDEKDEPRKEKGKEEATAKGEDQEEDGDESDSSDDDEEEDEAMEDEVDPNFRLELMKVLQGSGAVATEEDNSDDEELDDEAMMKLDSSIASLFAEQKKKIQAKKEEKERLRKEKTLVRDFKIKVLDLVEIFLLRQSTSPLVLGMIEPLLAVIESGMSSETEQQEQDFLRKAADIFRNQLCRGKQYCKNVEDRQAELHDMLEKLLSRAQKLSDSSISLFYFSASLYLLKVLRGGVQAQTDSGDTSEEGKTAEIVEVGGMGNVDVERVTARYTDALVSFMTRRNSPLTGAMFMDLFSRFPTLCKNLLDTAVEYITGGAREHQQGQACAVVLKGLQSNEVQKMVAGDRWTGICQTTVDKVTETLGKGFEVKNKMILEKMTKALELSLFLVKTIHHQNLAVDLQPLRNTLQSLNKNEAFQKSGHMEDTYWGVMKMFGVQKPKLVKMKKAEEEVEKGPTTKAKKKGFLPETKKRKHSKKPVVLEEKIVGEKGKPAASPAPAGDGEQGKKKKRKRNKNRKRKHSEGAEAPAQSPAKKTKKKAAKQGAAKS encoded by the exons ATGGCTGTAACATTGCACGAAGACATGGACGAAGTGGAGAAAGAACCAGTTCGCCCTAAAGTCACCGATTCCAAAGGGATTCTTCAGAAGAACCGAGAATTTCTGGATTTCTTTTGGGATATAGCTAAACCTGAGAGAGAAATACGTCTTAAGGCCATTGAGGGTCTTATAGCGTATCTGAAGAAGATCGACAAG TCAGATGAGCTGAAGTACGCGCTCCAGAGACTGGTCGACGGCCTGGCCCACGGCAGAGAGGCGGCTCGCTGTGGATACAGTGTGGCTCTGGCTCAG CTCTTAAGTGTTTTTGAAGACATTGGACTTCAAACCATTCTAGACCAAATTAAGGGAAAGCATAATCTGCAGACTGTGAACAAG AAACAAGTCCGAAATGTTGCATTTGGGAATTTCTTTGGCGTTCTTGCCTTGTCCCAGTCCACACGTCTTGCAAAG GAGCCTCAGGTCCTGTTGGAATGTGTGCGGCTGCTTCAGAAGATCTCCCTGTACAGGGAGCACCTACAGGACTTGCCGAGGAAGACCATGGTGGATCTATTATCCGAG ACCCCACAGGAGGTGTTTGAGGAGGTCCTGCTGGGAGCTCTTCAGACTGACCTGACTGCGGCCCTCAGCTCCCCAGAGCACCTGGAGCTGCTCCTGGTGGCCATGCAGAAGTTCCCTGATGTGTTGAAACCCAAAAAACTAAAGAAACTCCTGGGCAGCACTTCAGTGATCAATTCAGAAAACATCCCTAA GCTGGTACAGGTGCTGAAGATGGCGGCTCAGTCCATGAAGAAGGAGCGCCTGCTGCCGGCAGTGGCTGGCGACCTGCTGCAGCTCTCGCTGAGGGAGGGCAGCTTTCAGCTCTTCTGGAGCGAGGCTGTTATAAACGGCCTGTTGAAAGACCAGACAGGACCATCTCA TTATCTGTGCTTTCGCTTGCTGGGAAGTGCCTTGCCTCATTTGTCCACAGAGCAACTTCAGAATGTTTTGACTGGAGAGGTCATGAAACAATATGGGGAACATGTGCTTTCAGCTCAG CTGCCAGACCGGTTTAAGTTCACTCCAGAGATGGATGAATACGTCTCAGCGTTCCTGCAGGGATGCCCGGATTCAGATCGGCAGCTGGCAGTGGTGGTGGGCTTCTCTCTGCTGACCAATCAGGGCCACCCTGTCATCCCGACACACTGGAAGGTGGTGGAGTTCCTCGGGCCTGAGGCCCTGAAGAGCTATGTGGGCTGGCTGAAGGACATGTTTCTGGAACCCAAGATGGAGGTCTGTCTGGACTTTGTCACCCGCAGGCAGAAGGAGAAACAGGAGTCTGAAGCTGT CAATGTAGAACGAATTTTCCGTCTTCGGAAGTGGATCGTTCCTCGACTTACTTCAATTGTGGACAACAACCAAGTAAAGAAAGATGAAGACCTCGTGATGGACATTGCCAG ATTCATTTTTTGCCATGCATTTTTtgtcatcaaaaaaaaatctactgatATACCAGAGACAGAAAATGTCCCATCAGTGCCCTTGGATGAGAAGAGCCGTGCTGTTGTAGTCAATGCCTTCTTTGG GCTTCTTCATCACCTGAACCACCTACCGGTGCTGGGTGAACCCACAAAGGTGGAGACCCTCAACAAGAAACCCGTCCTGGGAGTCAAGGCCGATGGCTGCATGTGGCTGTCCAGCTTGGTTCAGTATGCAGACCTGCTCCTTGGCAAGCCGAAATGCCTTCAGTGCCACCTTTCTTTCACCCCTGAGCAGAGGAAGGCCTGGGATGG CATGATCCAGTCTGTTGAAGCCCTTCAGAAAAAAGCTAAGAAGTCCCAGAGTCCTGAGGTCTCGGCTTTCCAGCAGTTGTTTCTGCTGGTCGGCATGAACCTCTTCAAG TCTCCACAGGAGAGTGTGGAACTTATACATGACATTCAGAGCTGCGTGGCTAAAGTTCAGGCCAAGAAGGCGAGAAAGAAGAAGGCTAGCA CAGAGGATGATGGGGAGGAGCCCCATTGGGTGGAGGTGTTGGTGGAGATCCTTCTGTCCCTCCTGTCTCAGCCCAGCCGCCTCATCCGATCCATCTGCAAGACAGTTTTCTCGCGTGTCTGCCCTCACGTCACCCAGAATGCAATCAGCGCCATCTTGGAT GTGTTGGATCCCACGAAAGATTCTGAAGAAAGCGGAGTCGTAGTGACTGATGAGAAAGACGAGCCcagaaaggaaaaaggaaaagaggAGGCAACTGCAAAAGGAGAAGATCAGGAGGAG gatggtgatgagtcggATTCgtcagatgatgatgaagaagaggatgaAGCTATGGAAGATGAAGTGGATCCAAACTTTCGTCTAGAGCTGATGAAAGTGTTACAAGGCAGCGGTGCTGTG GCCACTGAGGAAGACAATAGTGATGATGAAGAGCTGGATGATGAGGCCATGATGAAGCTGGACAGTAGCATTGCCAGCCTCTTCgcagaacagaagaagaaaatccAGGccaagaaggaggagaaggagcgaCTGCGGAAGGAGAAAACCCTTGTCAGGGACTTTAAGATCAAG GTGCTAGATCTTGTGGAGATTTTCCTCTTAAGGCAGTCGACCAGCCCTCTAGTGCTGGGGATGATTGAGCCGCTGCTGGCCGTTATCGAGAGCGGCATGAGCTCTGAGacggagcagcaggagcaggactTCCTACGCAAAGCTGCTGATATTTTCAG aAACCAGCTGTGCCGGGGAAAGCAGTACTGCAAAAACGTGGAGGACCGGCAGGCCGAGCTTCAtgacatgctggagaaattacTGAGCCGGGCACAGAAGCTGTCCGATTCCTCCATTTCGCTCTTCTATTTCAG TGCGTCCCTCTACCTGCTGAAGGTGTTACGAGGGGGCGTGCAAGCCCAGACAGACTCCGGGGACACGAGTGAAGAGGGGAAGACCGCAGAAATAGTCGAG GTCGGAGGCATGGGAAACGTTGACGTGGAGCGGGTGACTGCCCGCTATACGGACGCTCTCGTTTCCTTCATGACTCGCCGCAACAGCCCTCTCACGGGAGCCATGTTTATGGATCTCTTCAGCCGGTTTCCG ACTTTGTGCAAAAACCTGCTAGATACAGCAGTAGAATACATAACAGGGGGAGCCAGAGAGCATCAGCAG GGACAGGCTTGTGCTGTCGTGTTGAAAGGGCTGCAGTCAAATGAGGTGCAGAAGATGGTGGCTGGAGATCGGTGGACTGGAATCTGCCAGACCACAGTGGACAAAGTCACAGAG ACGCTTGGAAAAGGTTTTGAGGTGAAAAACAAGATGATTCTAGAGAAAATGACCAAGGCTCTGGAGCTTAGCCTGTTTTTGGTCAAGACCATCCACCATCAG AATCTAGCAGTGGACCTCCAGCCTCTCCGTAACACACTTCAGTCGCTGAATAAGAATGAGGCTTTTCAGAAGTCTGGACACATGGAGGATACTTACTGGGGTGTCATGAAGATGTTTGGTGTTCA AAAACCAAAACTTGTGAAGATGAAGAAAGCTGAGGAGGAAGTGGAGAAAGGTCCCACAACAAAGGCAAAGAAGAAAGGCTTTCTACCTGAAACCAAGAAGCGCAAGCACTCCAAGAAACCCGTTGTGCTCGAGGAGAAGATCGTCGGAGAGAAGGGGAAGCCTGCTGCCTCTCCGGCGCCAGCAGGAGACGGAGAacaggggaaaaagaaaaagaggaagaggaataaaaacaggaaaaggAAACATTCGGAAGGAGCCGAAGCACCTGCTCAGTCGCCTGCCAAGAAGACCAAAAAGAAGGCAGCAAAGCAAGGAGCTGCAAAGTCCTGA
- the paip1 gene encoding polyadenylate-binding protein-interacting protein 1, with product MADSFDRAPGAGRVRGKPSNPGLVEASSPRAPEFGSEDAKASLFSHREPLRQPRSSPPPAEDTRRQSKTSNPVQNNSSTPALKAQRSESLVLTSSLSANAPEFYPSDYAYSEPVYEDWGDEYYASASLADLVQGILSHLNSSPGSFEVDIDDITATLNEWVTTEDTLKELVELIYMQSTSIPNFSYTGARLCNYLSQHLIISPSNGSFRHLLLQRCHSEFEKKNQAVCGNEETQRKFHSYVLFLGEIYLNLEVKSANGPPKRADILLVALKDLLTTLFSNPVDGNLTCAVKLLKLTGSVLEDTWKEMKQPHMDEIMQKIKGVVLDATCSRDVRQMLLKLVELRSSNWGRVHAAAAASEATPYNDPNYFMNEPTFYTEDGTPFTAADPDYSEKYQEILDREEYFPDYEENGNEPLFPDTDEDEMDPEIEEAFEKFCIESERKWKQ from the exons ATGGCGGACAGTTTCGATCGCGCCCCGGGGGCCGGCCGCGTCCGAGGAAAGCCCAGCAACCCCGGCCTGGTGGAGGCGTCGAGCCCCCGGGCGCCCGAGTTCGGCAGCGAGGACGCCAAGGCGTCGCTGTTCAGCCACCGCGAGCCGCTCCGGCAGCCGAGGAGCTCCCCGCCGCCGGCGGAGG acaCCAGAAGACAAAGCAAAACCTCAAATCCTGTACAGAATAACAGTAGCACTCCTGCCTTAAAAGCGCAGCGCTCGGAATCCCTGGTGCTGACCTCCAGCCTGTCAGCCAACGCGCCAGAGTTTTACCCCTCTGACTACGCATACTCG GAGCCTGTTTATGAGGATTGGGGTGACGAGTACTACGCCTCGGCCTCACTGGCTGATTTGGTTCAAGGTATCCTCAGCCACCTCAACTCGTCCCCGGGGTCATTTGAAGTCGACATTGATGACATTACTGCCACCCTGAACGAGTGGGTCACCACCGAAGACACCCTGAAAGAACTGGTGGAGTTAATCTACATGCAG TCAACGTCAATCCCTAATTTTTCTTACACCGGAGCACGACTCTGTAATTATCTGTCACAGCACCTAATAATTTCTCCATCCAATGGCAGTTTTCGTCATCTTTTGCTACAAAG aTGTCATTCTGAGtttgaaaagaaaaaccaaGCAGTTTGTGGCAATgaagaaacacaaagaaagtTTCATTCATATGTGCTCTTCCTTGGAGAAATTTACTTAAATCTTGAG GTGAAGAGTGCCAATGGGCCTCCAAAGCGGGCAGATATCTTGCTTGTTGCATTAAAAGACCTGCTGACCACCCTCTTCTCAAACCCTGTGGATGGAAACCTCACCTGCGCCGTGAAGCTCCTGAAG TTGACTGGCTCAGTCCTTGAGGACACCTGGAAGGAGATGAAACAACCCCACATGGATGAGATCATGCAGAAGATCAAAGGGGTGGTGCTTGACGCCACGTGCAGCCG TGATGTCAGGCAGATGCTCTTAAAGCTGGTAGAACTGAGATCCAGTAACTGGGGGAGGGTTcatgccgccgccgccgctagCGAGGCCACGCCTTACAATGACCCTAATTATTTTATG AATGAGCCAACGTTCTATACGGAGGACGGAACGCCATTCACGGCTGCAGATCCTG ATTATTCTGAAAAATATCAGGAGATATTGGATCGAGAGGAATATTTCCCAGACTATGAGGAGAATGGAAATGAACC ATTATTTCCAGATACAGATGAAGATGAAATGGATCCTGAGATTGAAGAGGCGTTTGAGAAGTTTTGCATCGAGTCGGAGCGAAAATGGAAGCAATAA